One Gemmatimonadota bacterium genomic region harbors:
- a CDS encoding HupE/UreJ family protein, protein MLSGLSLLVLGFLLGLRHALDPDHVVAVAAIVARHPSVTAAARVGALWGLGHSTTILAVGGVIAWFRVSVAEGVAQALEFGVALMLVAIGVTNLRTPEDRPASSARPALVGMMHGLAGSAAVALLVLATVTDTRQALAYLAMFGLGTVVAMTTVTALMAVPLKAASDRLSYARRGLLAASGWASIAVGLWLAATLAVDAGLLGRAAAP, encoded by the coding sequence ATGCTGTCCGGCCTTTCGCTCTTGGTCCTTGGCTTCCTGCTGGGACTGCGACACGCACTCGACCCCGACCATGTGGTGGCGGTGGCCGCGATCGTGGCGCGCCACCCATCGGTGACCGCTGCCGCGCGGGTGGGAGCACTCTGGGGACTGGGCCACAGTACGACCATCCTGGCCGTCGGGGGCGTTATCGCCTGGTTTCGCGTGAGCGTGGCGGAAGGCGTTGCCCAGGCACTGGAGTTCGGGGTGGCCCTCATGCTGGTCGCCATCGGGGTCACGAACCTGCGAACACCGGAAGACCGCCCGGCCTCCAGCGCTCGACCGGCACTCGTCGGGATGATGCATGGCCTGGCCGGGTCGGCCGCGGTCGCGCTCCTGGTGCTCGCCACGGTCACGGATACCCGGCAGGCTCTCGCCTACCTCGCCATGTTTGGCCTGGGGACCGTCGTCGCGATGACCACGGTGACCGCCCTCATGGCGGTGCCTCTGAAGGCGGCATCCGATCGTTTGTCCTACGCACGACGTGGCCTGCTGGCCGCGTCCGGCTGGGCCAGCATTGCGGTCGGACTCTGGCTGGCCGCGACGCTCGCCGTGGACGCGGGATTGCTGGGACGTGCCGCCGCGCCCTGA
- a CDS encoding citrate synthase, producing the protein MSTTSTPGASATDTLDVRDNRTGKSYTIPIKDDTIRSADLKQIKVNADDFGMMAYDPAFMNTASCRSAITYIDGDKGILRYRGYPIEQLAEQASFLEVAWLLRHGELPTQPEYDKWVHNITFHTYVHENIKRFLEGFRYDAHPMSMLGSAVAALSSFYPEARQIHDPEQRDIAIVRLLAKVPTIAAFCYRHVKGLPFVYPDNDLSYAGNFLSMIARMSESKYEPNETFVRAIEVLFILHADHEQNCSTNAVRAVGSSQVDPFSAAAAGIMALFGPLHGGANEQVLRMIEKIGDVKNVKPFIDEVKSGKGGERLMGFGHRVYKSYDPRAKIVKKLAYDVFKVVGMDRDLEIALELERIALEDDYFIGRKLYPNVDFYTGLIYRAMKFPTDYFTVLFAIPRMAGWLAQWEEMLLDKEQKIARPRQIYTGSDERAYQHSLDRYKRVSK; encoded by the coding sequence ATGAGCACGACCTCGACGCCGGGGGCGTCCGCGACCGATACGCTCGACGTACGCGACAACCGCACGGGAAAGAGCTACACGATCCCGATCAAGGACGACACCATCCGGTCGGCCGACCTCAAGCAGATCAAGGTCAACGCCGACGACTTCGGGATGATGGCGTACGATCCGGCGTTCATGAACACCGCGTCGTGCCGCTCGGCTATCACCTACATCGACGGCGACAAGGGCATCCTGCGCTACCGCGGATACCCGATCGAGCAACTCGCCGAGCAGGCGTCGTTCCTCGAGGTCGCCTGGCTGCTGCGGCACGGCGAGCTCCCGACCCAGCCCGAGTACGACAAGTGGGTGCACAACATCACGTTCCATACGTATGTGCACGAGAACATCAAGCGGTTCCTTGAGGGGTTCCGTTATGATGCGCACCCGATGTCGATGCTGGGGAGTGCGGTGGCCGCGCTATCCTCGTTCTATCCGGAAGCGCGCCAGATCCATGACCCCGAGCAGCGCGACATCGCGATCGTACGGCTCCTGGCCAAGGTGCCCACCATCGCGGCGTTCTGCTATCGCCACGTCAAGGGCCTACCGTTTGTCTACCCGGACAACGACCTGTCGTACGCCGGGAACTTCCTGTCGATGATCGCGCGGATGTCGGAGTCGAAGTACGAACCGAACGAGACGTTCGTGCGGGCGATCGAGGTGCTGTTCATCCTGCACGCGGATCACGAGCAGAACTGTTCTACGAACGCGGTGCGCGCCGTCGGATCATCGCAGGTGGATCCCTTCAGTGCGGCGGCGGCGGGGATCATGGCCCTGTTTGGGCCGTTGCACGGGGGCGCGAACGAGCAGGTCCTCCGCATGATCGAGAAGATCGGCGACGTGAAGAACGTCAAGCCGTTCATCGACGAGGTGAAGAGCGGCAAGGGCGGCGAGCGCCTGATGGGCTTTGGTCACCGCGTGTACAAGTCGTACGACCCGCGCGCGAAGATCGTCAAGAAGCTCGCGTACGATGTGTTCAAGGTCGTCGGGATGGATCGGGATCTCGAGATTGCGCTTGAGCTGGAGCGGATCGCCCTCGAGGACGACTACTTCATCGGGCGCAAGCTGTACCCGAACGTCGACTTCTACACGGGGTTGATCTATCGCGCCATGAAGTTCCCGACGGACTACTTCACGGTGCTCTTCGCGATTCCGCGGATGGCGGGGTGGCTGGCGCAGTGGGAGGAAATGCTGCTCGACAAGGAGCAGAAGATTGCCCGGCCGCGCCAGATCTACACGGGCTCGGACGAGCGGGCGTACCAGCACTCCCTGGATCGCTACAAGCGGGTGAGCAAGTAG
- a CDS encoding response regulator → MTDLAIRDESLQPLVLLGNDQEWSSRSLESLLAPAGFRTIRAYTGGQVLQLASTRSVDAILVDRSLPDMCGAEAVSRLRALPGFDPATPIVLLTTGTPSRVQQLEAYRAGAWDLLAEPWDVEALLLKLALYLQAKRGTPTFR, encoded by the coding sequence GTGACGGACCTAGCCATTCGCGACGAAAGCCTCCAACCCCTGGTTCTGCTCGGGAATGACCAGGAGTGGTCTTCGCGGTCGCTCGAGAGTCTCCTGGCCCCAGCGGGATTCCGGACCATCCGGGCCTACACGGGTGGCCAAGTGTTGCAGCTGGCGTCAACCAGAAGCGTCGATGCCATTCTCGTTGACCGCTCCCTGCCGGACATGTGCGGCGCGGAGGCCGTGTCGCGCTTGCGCGCTCTGCCCGGTTTCGACCCGGCGACGCCCATCGTGCTGCTGACCACGGGGACGCCGTCACGCGTCCAGCAGCTCGAGGCGTATCGCGCGGGGGCCTGGGACCTTTTGGCTGAGCCGTGGGATGTAGAGGCGCTGCTCCTGAAGCTCGCTCTCTACCTTCAGGCCAAGAGAGGCACTCCAACCTTCAGGTGA
- a CDS encoding GGDEF domain-containing protein, whose amino-acid sequence MATPPAAPAKEGDQLSKETGIVLDAITNLLQLYAKYAFDTELRSADEIRAATQAWRMHAGVGAPRPDVPDDKSGTGVFYRDWKGLTQYFNETRRDEAKYVTRVLDDFREMTWAFVSAVHTVVVEEAEESKIATNQMNRMRVAVDSNSTDLMKREALAVVGVMEKLIEHRKERQREQFASLADKLKNLGRELEDARRESSIDGLTGLHNRKSFDDYISRSIELHTLLGKPGCLMMVDMDHFKSINDTHGHPVGDAAIRQIANCLSKTFLRRVDFVARYGGDEFAIILQETSADNAAMLAERLRKAVADLPPLEVAAGAEPPKLSLTIGVGEINLGDSSFDWIKRADSALYHAKRAGRNCVHVLTP is encoded by the coding sequence GTGGCGACTCCGCCGGCGGCGCCGGCCAAGGAGGGCGACCAGCTCTCCAAGGAAACCGGGATCGTCCTCGACGCGATCACGAACCTCCTGCAGCTCTACGCCAAGTACGCGTTTGACACCGAACTCCGCTCGGCCGATGAGATCCGGGCCGCCACGCAGGCGTGGCGCATGCACGCCGGGGTCGGTGCCCCCCGTCCCGACGTCCCGGATGACAAGAGTGGCACCGGTGTGTTCTACCGCGACTGGAAGGGCCTCACCCAGTACTTCAACGAGACGCGCCGCGACGAAGCCAAGTACGTGACGCGGGTCCTGGACGACTTCCGCGAAATGACCTGGGCCTTTGTCTCGGCCGTGCACACCGTCGTCGTGGAGGAAGCCGAAGAATCGAAGATCGCCACCAACCAGATGAACCGCATGCGGGTGGCGGTGGATTCCAACTCGACCGACCTCATGAAGCGCGAGGCACTGGCGGTCGTCGGGGTCATGGAAAAGCTCATCGAGCACCGCAAGGAACGGCAACGCGAGCAGTTCGCCTCCCTGGCCGACAAGCTCAAGAACCTGGGGCGCGAGCTGGAGGATGCACGCCGGGAGTCCAGCATCGACGGCCTCACCGGCCTGCACAACCGCAAGTCATTCGACGACTACATCTCGCGCAGTATTGAGTTGCACACACTCCTGGGCAAGCCCGGGTGCTTGATGATGGTCGACATGGATCACTTCAAGTCGATCAACGACACGCACGGCCACCCCGTCGGGGACGCCGCCATCCGGCAAATCGCGAACTGCCTCTCCAAGACCTTCCTGCGGCGCGTGGACTTCGTGGCCCGGTACGGCGGTGATGAGTTTGCCATCATCCTGCAGGAGACCTCGGCGGACAACGCGGCGATGCTCGCCGAGCGACTCCGCAAGGCCGTCGCCGACCTTCCCCCGCTCGAGGTGGCGGCTGGTGCGGAGCCGCCCAAGCTCAGCCTCACGATCGGGGTCGGCGAGATCAACCTCGGCGATTCCAGCTTCGACTGGATCAAGCGCGCCGACTCGGCCCTGTACCACGCGAAACGCGCGGGACGCAACTGCGTCCACGTGCTCACCCCCTGA
- a CDS encoding MoaD/ThiS family protein, whose protein sequence is MPVPIFLPSALAAHTGGQRQLHAEGPTVGAALDDLVARFPTVGPRLRDAAGEPYPFVTVYLNDEDIRLANGFATIVREGDEIVIVPAVAGG, encoded by the coding sequence ATGCCGGTACCCATCTTCCTTCCCTCTGCCCTGGCTGCCCATACTGGCGGCCAGCGCCAACTTCACGCCGAGGGCCCCACCGTCGGGGCAGCCCTCGATGACCTCGTGGCACGCTTCCCAACCGTGGGACCACGCCTCCGGGACGCCGCAGGCGAGCCGTACCCGTTTGTCACAGTGTACCTGAACGATGAGGACATCCGCCTCGCCAACGGCTTCGCCACGATCGTGCGCGAGGGGGACGAGATCGTGATCGTCCCCGCCGTGGCCGGAGGTTGA
- a CDS encoding sigma-54-dependent Fis family transcriptional regulator, which translates to MNGTDVTDPAAPASVDDGRDPLSIAADVKASLSILIVDDDRTLREGCASVLQMDGFNVATLGRGDEAVDLVKKRRFDIVLVDLYMTPVSGMDILKATLDASKETIVVVMTGNPSVTTSIEALRAGAWDYLPKPFSATHLQVLVGRASHAVMVARETRDLRVQLLKQSGNSEKLTLLGVSPAFRKAVDLARKVASTDASVMIMGESGTGKEVISQFIHMHSRRASRQLVPINCAALPEGLLESELFGHRKGAFTGADRDKPGLLEIANGGTLFLDELTEMSLPLQAKLLRVIQDGVVRRVGSEKEDAVVDVRFISATNRVPQECVAKGTLREDLLYRLRVVPIQLPPLRKRLEDIPLLANHFLTHYWERHRGTGEPAPRLSESAIEFLRSRPWRGNVRELQNVIEQMAVLTEPGHLVEPDDVPIYEDGVEAPTTPGLPMQVMSEPFHAAKDKLIAHFEKEYLSQLVTRAGSNMSRAARLANIDRTTLYRLMEKHGFRREDGGMPLEE; encoded by the coding sequence GTGAACGGAACTGACGTGACCGATCCCGCAGCGCCGGCCAGTGTAGACGACGGGCGGGACCCGCTCTCCATTGCGGCCGACGTCAAGGCCAGCCTCAGCATCCTCATCGTCGATGACGATCGCACGTTGCGGGAAGGATGCGCCTCCGTGCTGCAAATGGATGGGTTCAATGTCGCGACCCTTGGGCGCGGTGATGAGGCCGTCGACCTGGTCAAGAAGCGCCGCTTCGACATCGTGCTGGTGGACCTGTACATGACCCCGGTCTCGGGGATGGACATCCTCAAGGCGACGCTCGACGCCAGCAAGGAAACGATTGTGGTGGTCATGACCGGGAATCCGAGCGTCACGACGAGCATCGAGGCGTTGCGCGCCGGGGCCTGGGACTACCTGCCCAAGCCGTTTTCAGCGACCCACCTTCAGGTGCTGGTCGGGCGGGCCTCGCATGCTGTCATGGTCGCGCGTGAAACCCGCGACCTGCGGGTGCAGCTTCTCAAGCAAAGCGGCAATAGCGAGAAGCTGACGCTGCTCGGGGTGTCGCCCGCGTTCCGCAAGGCCGTCGACCTCGCGCGGAAGGTGGCAAGTACGGACGCGTCCGTCATGATCATGGGTGAGAGCGGCACCGGCAAGGAAGTCATCTCCCAGTTCATTCACATGCACAGTCGGCGCGCCTCACGCCAACTCGTGCCGATCAATTGCGCGGCCCTGCCGGAAGGCCTGCTCGAGTCCGAGCTGTTCGGGCACCGCAAGGGCGCGTTTACCGGTGCGGATCGCGACAAGCCGGGTTTGCTCGAGATCGCCAACGGCGGGACGCTTTTCCTGGATGAGCTGACGGAGATGTCACTGCCGTTGCAGGCGAAACTGCTCCGCGTGATCCAGGATGGTGTCGTGCGCCGGGTCGGCAGCGAGAAAGAGGACGCGGTGGTCGACGTTCGCTTTATCTCCGCGACCAATCGGGTGCCCCAGGAATGTGTAGCCAAGGGCACACTGCGCGAGGACCTGCTCTACCGCCTGCGCGTCGTCCCGATCCAGTTGCCTCCGCTGCGCAAGCGGCTCGAAGACATCCCCCTCCTCGCGAACCATTTCCTGACCCACTATTGGGAACGGCATCGTGGGACCGGTGAGCCGGCCCCGCGCCTCTCCGAGAGCGCGATCGAGTTTCTGCGGTCCCGACCTTGGCGCGGCAACGTGCGCGAGTTGCAAAACGTCATTGAACAGATGGCCGTGCTGACGGAGCCCGGACATCTCGTGGAGCCGGACGACGTGCCCATTTACGAGGATGGCGTGGAGGCACCGACCACGCCAGGGCTTCCGATGCAGGTGATGAGCGAGCCGTTCCACGCCGCGAAGGACAAGCTCATCGCCCACTTCGAGAAGGAGTACCTCTCGCAGTTGGTGACGCGCGCCGGATCCAACATGTCGCGCGCTGCGCGCCTCGCCAACATCGACCGGACGACGCTGTACCGGCTCATGGAGAAGCACGGATTTCGTCGTGAGGACGGCGGGATGCCGCTCGAGGAGTGA
- a CDS encoding EVE domain-containing protein — translation MASWLMKTEPDVCSFDDIWKAPKRTTGWDGVRNYQARNFMRDQMQVGDEVFIYHSNAEPPGIAGIAQVAAPAYPDPTQFDPAHAHYDPDSSRESPRWVQVDVKAVKKLPRFVSLEALRANPKLVGMRLLQRGNRLSITPVTAAEWRVIVAMGGA, via the coding sequence ATGGCCAGCTGGCTCATGAAGACCGAACCCGATGTCTGCTCGTTTGATGACATCTGGAAGGCCCCGAAGCGCACCACGGGGTGGGACGGGGTCCGGAACTACCAGGCCCGGAACTTCATGCGCGACCAGATGCAGGTCGGGGACGAGGTGTTCATCTATCACTCGAACGCGGAGCCCCCCGGGATCGCGGGGATTGCCCAGGTCGCCGCGCCGGCGTATCCAGACCCCACGCAATTTGACCCCGCCCACGCGCACTACGACCCGGATTCCAGCCGCGAGTCACCGCGATGGGTGCAGGTCGACGTGAAGGCCGTCAAGAAATTGCCGCGCTTCGTCAGCCTCGAGGCCCTGCGCGCCAACCCCAAGTTGGTCGGCATGCGGCTCCTGCAACGGGGGAATCGGTTGTCGATCACCCCGGTCACCGCCGCGGAGTGGCGGGTGATCGTCGCGATGGGTGGTGCCTGA
- a CDS encoding sulfite exporter TauE/SafE family protein — protein sequence MLLIIVATAAGSAVNSIAGGGTLLTFPALVGLGVPALTANATSTVALVPGSISAYLGYREVLGGSRDWAVRFALPSLLGGLCGALLLLVTPPERFDAVVPWLVLGATMLFIVQRPVMRALRGRQSPTDSARDPIDRPPPPSMLVYQFLVAVYGGYFGAGIGILMLAALGFMGFNNIHRMNGLKAVGGTSANVIAALTFAVSGRVHWPLAGAMMLGAVVGGYGGSRLAQRVPQERVRQAIIVIGLAAGVWLLQLRRA from the coding sequence CTGCTCCTGATCATCGTCGCGACGGCGGCGGGGAGTGCGGTCAACTCCATCGCCGGCGGCGGGACCCTCCTGACTTTCCCCGCACTGGTTGGACTCGGCGTCCCTGCCCTCACCGCGAACGCCACGTCCACCGTCGCTCTGGTTCCGGGGTCGATCAGTGCCTACCTGGGCTACCGCGAGGTCCTCGGGGGATCCAGGGACTGGGCGGTACGATTTGCTCTCCCCTCGCTCCTCGGGGGCCTGTGCGGCGCACTGCTCCTCCTGGTCACTCCGCCCGAGCGGTTCGACGCTGTCGTCCCCTGGCTGGTGCTTGGGGCCACCATGCTCTTCATAGTCCAGCGCCCCGTGATGCGTGCGCTCCGAGGCCGCCAATCACCGACCGACAGTGCGCGCGACCCCATCGACCGCCCTCCTCCTCCCAGCATGCTCGTCTACCAGTTCCTCGTGGCGGTGTACGGGGGCTATTTCGGCGCAGGGATCGGCATCCTGATGCTCGCCGCGCTGGGCTTCATGGGCTTCAACAACATTCATAGGATGAATGGCCTCAAGGCCGTGGGCGGGACCAGCGCCAACGTCATCGCCGCGCTGACCTTCGCGGTATCGGGGCGGGTCCACTGGCCACTCGCCGGGGCCATGATGCTGGGGGCCGTGGTTGGAGGGTACGGCGGCTCCCGGCTCGCTCAGCGCGTCCCCCAAGAGCGTGTCCGGCAGGCCATCATCGTGATCGGACTGGCGGCCGGCGTGTGGCTCCTCCAGCTGCGGCGCGCGTAG
- a CDS encoding aminotransferase class V-fold PLP-dependent enzyme, translating into MVGARTPGDAATDEDYWAQIQRAFDDDRTYVNLNNGGVSPTPTHVLESMFKDLKWSNQIPVYSMWQDLEPRVESVRRDLAKMFGCDPEEMAITRNASEANEIMILGLDLKRGDEVIVTNQNYGRMLTTWDQRVRREGIVVKSISFKVPPPSDDYIVEQFRAAITPRTKVIELTHITNLTGQILPIRKIQQMAKPLGIEVFVDGAHAFAHFPFTRDELEVDYYGTSLHKWLFAPVGTGFLYVRREKIGKLWPLMAAAKEQDNNIRKFEEIGTHPAANHNAIALAAAFNRGIGLERKAARLRYLRDRWAKRLLAENSRFNILTPLDDRQSCAICLVNIEGVDTPKLQQWLWGKHKVMTVAIVHPEFHGLRVTPSVYTTLDEVDRFAELMIKASKQGIAAN; encoded by the coding sequence ATGGTCGGGGCGCGGACGCCAGGTGACGCCGCGACCGATGAGGACTACTGGGCGCAGATCCAGCGTGCGTTTGACGACGACCGCACCTACGTGAACCTCAACAACGGGGGGGTAAGCCCGACACCCACCCACGTGCTTGAGTCGATGTTCAAGGACCTGAAGTGGTCCAACCAGATTCCCGTCTACTCGATGTGGCAGGATCTGGAGCCACGGGTGGAGAGCGTCCGCCGTGACCTGGCGAAGATGTTCGGCTGTGATCCCGAGGAGATGGCCATCACGCGGAACGCGTCGGAGGCCAACGAGATCATGATCCTTGGCCTGGACCTCAAGCGCGGCGATGAGGTGATCGTCACGAACCAGAACTACGGACGCATGTTGACGACGTGGGATCAACGCGTGCGTCGCGAAGGGATCGTGGTCAAGTCCATCTCCTTCAAGGTCCCCCCGCCGAGCGATGACTACATCGTGGAGCAGTTCCGGGCGGCGATCACCCCGCGCACCAAGGTCATCGAGCTTACCCACATCACGAACCTCACGGGCCAGATCCTCCCGATCCGCAAGATCCAGCAGATGGCGAAGCCGCTGGGGATTGAGGTGTTTGTGGATGGCGCGCATGCGTTTGCGCATTTCCCGTTCACGCGCGACGAGCTGGAGGTGGATTACTACGGCACGTCGCTCCACAAGTGGCTGTTCGCCCCGGTGGGGACCGGATTTCTCTACGTCCGGCGCGAGAAGATCGGCAAGCTGTGGCCCCTGATGGCGGCCGCGAAGGAGCAGGACAACAACATCCGGAAGTTCGAGGAGATCGGCACCCACCCGGCCGCCAACCACAACGCGATCGCCCTCGCGGCGGCGTTCAACCGTGGGATTGGGCTCGAGCGCAAGGCGGCGCGCCTCCGCTACCTACGGGACCGCTGGGCCAAGCGGCTGCTTGCCGAGAACTCCCGCTTTAATATCCTGACGCCACTCGATGACCGGCAGTCGTGCGCGATCTGCCTGGTCAACATCGAAGGCGTGGACACCCCCAAGCTGCAGCAGTGGCTGTGGGGCAAGCACAAGGTCATGACGGTCGCGATCGTGCATCCCGAGTTTCATGGTCTGCGGGTGACCCCGAGTGTGTACACGACGCTCGACGAAGTTGACCGCTTTGCCGAGTTGATGATCAAGGCCTCAAAGCAGGGGATCGCGGCGAACTGA
- the moeB gene encoding molybdopterin-synthase adenylyltransferase MoeB, giving the protein MSTVIATPRPDALSHAELTRYSRHLLLPEVGLEGQRKLKAARILLIGAGGLGSPAALYLAAAGVGTLGIVDFDVVDVTNLQRQVLHGTSEVGHSKLDSAIRRLHDVNPHVTVVPHDVRLSRDNALEIIQAYDIVVDGTDNFATRYLVNDACVLAGVPNAYGSIFRFDGQVSVFCTPDGPCYRCLYPEPPPAGLVPSCAEGGVLGVLPGLVGTLQATEALKWILGIGEPLAGRLLLVDALGARWRTVKASRNPQCPACGTRTLTALADYDQLCGIRPPQATDQVPSITPRELVARRAQGDDLLLLDVREPHEVLVAAYPDAQLIPLGSLGEALPGLPRDRDIVVACRSGARSARAVRDLLAAGFYRVWNLDGGILRWSDDVDPSIPKY; this is encoded by the coding sequence ATGTCCACCGTGATCGCCACGCCCCGCCCCGACGCACTGTCCCACGCCGAGCTAACACGCTACAGCCGCCACCTGCTCCTCCCCGAGGTGGGGCTGGAGGGCCAGCGCAAGCTCAAGGCCGCACGCATCCTCCTCATTGGCGCCGGTGGCCTGGGATCCCCCGCCGCCCTGTACCTCGCTGCTGCCGGCGTCGGCACGTTAGGCATCGTGGATTTTGACGTGGTCGACGTCACCAACCTGCAGCGCCAGGTGCTGCACGGTACCTCGGAGGTCGGGCACTCCAAGCTGGATTCCGCCATCCGTCGTTTGCACGACGTCAATCCACACGTTACGGTCGTCCCCCATGACGTGCGCCTGTCCCGCGACAACGCCCTCGAGATCATCCAGGCGTACGACATCGTGGTCGACGGGACGGACAATTTCGCCACGCGGTACCTCGTCAACGATGCGTGCGTCCTCGCCGGCGTGCCGAATGCCTACGGGTCGATCTTTCGTTTTGATGGACAGGTATCGGTCTTCTGTACGCCGGACGGCCCCTGTTATCGATGCCTGTATCCGGAACCGCCCCCTGCAGGGCTCGTCCCGAGTTGCGCTGAAGGCGGCGTGCTTGGCGTCCTGCCCGGCCTCGTCGGGACCCTGCAGGCGACCGAAGCGCTCAAGTGGATCCTTGGCATCGGGGAGCCACTCGCAGGGCGACTCCTCCTCGTCGACGCACTGGGTGCACGCTGGCGCACCGTGAAGGCATCACGCAACCCGCAGTGTCCCGCGTGTGGAACACGCACCCTCACGGCGCTCGCCGACTACGACCAACTCTGCGGCATCCGGCCCCCGCAGGCCACGGACCAGGTGCCGTCGATCACGCCGCGCGAGCTCGTGGCCCGCCGCGCGCAGGGCGATGACCTGCTGCTACTCGACGTCCGCGAGCCCCACGAGGTCCTCGTGGCCGCGTACCCGGACGCACAGCTCATCCCCCTCGGCTCGTTAGGCGAGGCCCTGCCAGGCCTGCCGCGCGACCGCGATATTGTGGTCGCTTGCCGCAGCGGGGCCCGCAGCGCCCGGGCGGTGCGCGACCTCCTCGCCGCTGGGTTCTACCGAGTCTGGAACCTCGACGGCGGAATCCTGCGATGGTCGGACGACGTCGATCCTTCCATTCCGAAGTACTGA
- a CDS encoding CpsD/CapB family tyrosine-protein kinase has translation MLVDGDIRRGQLHESCPPASQTPGLLDYLAGEATLGEVIKATDLHVNLSLIPCGTRRRQGPELLASQRTAMMLRELRSQFDAIVVDCAPLGAGIDAYAMGSATGSMLLVLRAGETDRRLAQQKLNTIDRMPIRILGAVLNDIGESPEFRYYHYLDGYGTPETLPEVALIGGSGSSSK, from the coding sequence ATGCTCGTCGACGGCGACATCCGCCGCGGGCAGCTGCACGAGTCTTGCCCGCCAGCGAGCCAGACCCCGGGGCTTCTCGACTACCTCGCCGGTGAGGCCACGCTCGGCGAAGTGATCAAGGCGACCGACCTGCACGTGAACCTCTCGCTCATTCCCTGCGGCACCCGTCGCCGCCAGGGGCCGGAGCTGCTCGCCTCGCAGCGCACAGCGATGATGTTGCGCGAACTCCGCTCGCAGTTCGACGCCATCGTGGTGGACTGCGCCCCACTGGGCGCCGGTATCGATGCCTATGCGATGGGCAGCGCCACGGGGTCCATGCTCCTCGTGCTGCGCGCCGGCGAAACCGATCGGCGATTGGCACAGCAGAAGCTGAACACGATTGACCGAATGCCCATCCGGATTCTTGGCGCAGTGCTGAACGACATCGGAGAGTCACCGGAGTTCAGGTACTACCATTACCTGGACGGCTACGGCACGCCGGAGACGTTGCCGGAGGTCGCCTTGATCGGAGGCAGCGGGAGCAGCTCCAAGTAG
- a CDS encoding HAMP domain-containing histidine kinase — protein MAAPTELREALGAVVATWPRSESSRVSPVDLTRAGDVLLAAVTAALRGEPLVLEGIPPFVPARRLLDATRQGWLLGEHSQGMAADAVVQTMRAMDLVLRALDADATHRFVSRLGSLDAQQLVVEMAHDMRSPLGSILILAERLRSGPGGLLPAIQQRQVGLIYSAAFGLSTLAGDVIELARGGSTLLDVQPIPFSVSGVLQSIHDMLRPMAEEKHVALRWEGPRHNVRLGHPAALNRVLLNLATNAIKFTNVGEVVIQVTEPSPESMTFAVRDTGRGIPPSVMQHLFDAFRQRQTPGDYAFSSAGLGLSICQKLVRAMGGDLHVETALEQGTTFSFSLHLPPAGASPSSPPGERIFG, from the coding sequence GTGGCCGCGCCGACGGAATTGCGGGAGGCGCTCGGGGCGGTTGTTGCGACGTGGCCGAGGAGTGAGTCGTCGCGCGTCTCACCAGTCGACCTGACACGCGCTGGCGACGTGTTGCTGGCGGCCGTGACGGCCGCGCTCCGCGGGGAGCCGCTGGTCCTCGAGGGGATCCCGCCGTTCGTGCCCGCTCGTCGCCTGCTCGACGCGACTCGGCAAGGCTGGCTGCTCGGTGAGCACTCGCAGGGCATGGCTGCGGATGCCGTCGTCCAGACGATGCGCGCGATGGACCTCGTGCTGCGCGCGCTCGATGCGGATGCGACCCACCGCTTTGTCTCGCGGCTCGGCTCGCTGGATGCCCAACAACTCGTGGTGGAAATGGCGCACGACATGCGCTCTCCGCTGGGGTCGATCCTCATCCTCGCCGAGCGTTTGCGGAGTGGGCCGGGCGGGTTGCTGCCGGCGATCCAGCAACGCCAGGTCGGCCTCATCTATTCGGCGGCGTTCGGCCTGAGCACCCTGGCGGGTGATGTCATTGAGCTGGCCCGCGGCGGGTCGACGCTGCTCGACGTGCAGCCGATCCCGTTCTCGGTGTCCGGCGTCCTGCAGTCTATCCATGACATGCTGCGCCCCATGGCGGAAGAGAAGCACGTCGCGCTGCGCTGGGAGGGACCCCGCCACAACGTGCGGTTGGGGCATCCCGCCGCCCTGAACCGGGTCTTGCTCAACCTGGCGACCAACGCGATCAAGTTCACCAACGTGGGGGAGGTCGTCATCCAGGTGACCGAGCCTTCCCCGGAGTCGATGACGTTCGCCGTGCGGGACACCGGGCGGGGTATTCCGCCGTCGGTCATGCAGCACCTCTTCGACGCCTTTCGACAGCGCCAGACGCCGGGGGACTATGCCTTTTCCAGCGCCGGGCTCGGGCTTTCCATCTGCCAGAAGCTGGTGAGGGCCATGGGGGGGGATCTTCACGTCGAGACGGCGCTCGAGCAGGGAACCACCTTTTCGTTTTCCCTCCACCTGCCTCCGGCCGGGGCGTCACCTTCGAGCCCCCCGGGGGAGCGGATCTTCGGCTAG